Proteins co-encoded in one Novosphingobium sp. PP1Y genomic window:
- a CDS encoding ATP12 family chaperone protein encodes MKRFYKEVTVGETDSGWRVLLDGRPIKTAGGRTQIVPTMPLAEALAEEWAAQGEDIDPAGFVLRDLCDFAIDAVAVDRAEAIRGMVPYAETDTLCYRADPEDALFQRQQEVWEPLLKSAEERWGLTFTRVSGIIHKPQPPRTLARLEQLLGEQDDFTLAGLRMLTSLAASLVIGLFAAQPDADSETLWRAANLEEDWQIELWGEDWEAAERRKTRLEAFELAMRLTRLAREG; translated from the coding sequence ATGAAGCGATTCTACAAGGAAGTTACCGTCGGCGAGACCGACTCAGGCTGGCGCGTCCTGCTCGACGGACGGCCGATCAAGACAGCCGGAGGCCGCACGCAGATAGTGCCCACCATGCCCCTGGCCGAGGCGCTGGCCGAGGAATGGGCCGCACAGGGCGAAGATATCGACCCGGCCGGCTTCGTCCTGCGCGACTTGTGCGATTTTGCCATAGACGCAGTTGCCGTCGACCGCGCCGAGGCGATCCGGGGCATGGTGCCCTACGCCGAGACCGACACCCTTTGCTATCGCGCAGACCCGGAAGATGCGCTCTTCCAGCGCCAGCAGGAGGTCTGGGAACCCCTGCTCAAGAGCGCCGAGGAGCGCTGGGGCCTGACGTTCACCCGCGTTTCCGGCATCATTCACAAGCCGCAGCCGCCCCGGACCCTTGCCCGCCTGGAACAGCTTCTGGGCGAGCAGGACGACTTCACCCTGGCGGGCCTGCGCATGCTCACCAGCCTCGCCGCTTCGCTCGTCATCGGCCTCTTCGCGGCCCAGCCCGATGCGGACAGCGAAACGCTGTGGCGCGCTGCCAACCTTGAAGAGGACTGGCAGATCGAGCTGTGGGGTGAAGACTGGGAAGCCGCAGAGCGCCGCAAGACCCGCCTCGAGGCTTTCGAGCTGGCCATGCGCCTCACCCGGCTCGCCCGCGAAGGCTGA
- a CDS encoding HAD-IA family hydrolase has translation MKLAVFDCDGTLIDGQAAICEAMEATFAEHGLASPPRNTIRRAVGLSLPQAMRQLLPGSDFEQQQAMAESYKAAFRAARAEGRVSQPLFEGVEDCLRTLAASGWTLGVATGMSDRGLAHCLANNGITDLFVTLQTADRHPSKPNPEMLEQALFEAGAQPGEAVMIGDTGYDMQMARSARTRAVGVDWGYHHPEELKAAGAEWVAETPAELLAYLLK, from the coding sequence GTGAAGCTGGCCGTCTTCGACTGTGACGGCACGCTGATCGACGGACAGGCGGCGATTTGCGAGGCAATGGAAGCGACTTTCGCCGAGCACGGCCTCGCCAGTCCGCCGCGCAATACGATCCGCCGCGCCGTCGGCCTGTCGCTGCCGCAGGCGATGCGCCAGCTGCTGCCCGGCAGCGATTTCGAACAGCAGCAGGCCATGGCCGAAAGCTACAAGGCAGCCTTCCGAGCCGCACGCGCCGAAGGCCGCGTTTCGCAGCCCCTGTTCGAGGGGGTCGAGGACTGCCTGCGCACGCTCGCCGCATCGGGCTGGACGCTCGGCGTCGCCACAGGCATGTCCGACCGTGGCCTGGCGCATTGCCTTGCCAACAACGGCATAACCGACCTGTTCGTTACCCTGCAGACCGCAGATCGCCACCCTTCCAAGCCCAATCCGGAAATGCTGGAGCAGGCCCTGTTCGAAGCGGGAGCGCAGCCCGGCGAAGCGGTCATGATCGGCGACACCGGCTACGACATGCAGATGGCGCGGTCCGCCCGCACCCGCGCGGTCGGGGTCGACTGGGGCTATCACCATCCCGAAGAACTGAAGGCGGCGGGCGCCGAATGGGTCGCGGAAACCCCGGCCGAACTGCTGGCCTACCTGCTCAAATGA
- a CDS encoding RluA family pseudouridine synthase — MSRPENNDIVRQFTVGADDEGVRLDRWFKRHLPQVGFATVSRWARTGQIRVDGKRADVADRLSAGQVLRVPPGGEVKPGGKPARTRRELTEEELELADSMVLTQDRAAIVLNKPPGLATQGGSGMKQHVDGLLDAYAPDGPRPRLVHRLDKDTSGVLLIARTPGSAAFFSKRFSGRSARKIYWALVVGVPSISDGMIELPLAKQPGTGGEKMHVDEEGGQPARTRYRVLDRAGNRAAWVELHPLTGRTHQLRVHMAAIGHPIVGDGKYGGQDAFLTGTISRKMHLHARRLIIDHPDGAPLDVTAPLPEHFANSLEQLGFDEADGAELPEAPPEPGKDEQKRAAKAHSKQYRKERRGERRSRGDGPPPRGGKPGARSGKPARPGGKPARPGGKPGPGKPAGGRPTGGRSGAKKPGGPRGKR, encoded by the coding sequence ATGAGCCGCCCCGAAAATAACGACATTGTCCGCCAGTTCACCGTCGGCGCCGACGATGAAGGCGTCCGCCTTGACCGCTGGTTCAAGCGGCACCTGCCGCAAGTCGGCTTCGCCACCGTATCGCGCTGGGCCCGCACCGGGCAGATCCGCGTCGACGGCAAGCGCGCCGACGTCGCCGACCGGCTGAGCGCCGGACAGGTCCTGCGCGTCCCCCCGGGCGGCGAGGTCAAGCCGGGCGGCAAGCCAGCCCGCACGCGCCGCGAGCTGACCGAGGAAGAACTGGAACTCGCCGATTCGATGGTCCTCACGCAGGACCGCGCCGCCATCGTGCTCAACAAGCCGCCGGGCCTTGCCACGCAGGGCGGCTCGGGCATGAAGCAGCACGTCGACGGCCTGCTCGACGCCTATGCGCCTGACGGCCCGCGTCCCCGCCTCGTCCACCGGCTCGACAAGGACACCTCCGGCGTCCTGCTGATCGCCCGCACCCCGGGCAGCGCCGCGTTCTTCTCCAAGCGCTTCTCCGGCCGTTCGGCGAGGAAAATCTACTGGGCTCTCGTGGTCGGCGTGCCCAGCATCTCGGACGGCATGATCGAACTGCCGCTGGCCAAGCAGCCGGGCACCGGCGGCGAGAAGATGCACGTCGACGAGGAAGGCGGCCAGCCCGCACGCACCCGCTACCGCGTGCTCGACCGCGCCGGGAACCGCGCCGCGTGGGTGGAACTGCATCCTCTGACCGGCCGCACCCACCAGCTGCGCGTGCACATGGCGGCAATCGGGCACCCGATCGTCGGCGACGGCAAGTACGGCGGGCAGGACGCCTTCCTGACCGGCACGATCAGCCGCAAGATGCACCTGCACGCGCGCCGCCTGATCATCGACCATCCCGACGGCGCCCCGCTCGACGTGACCGCCCCGCTGCCCGAGCATTTCGCCAATTCGTTGGAGCAGCTCGGCTTCGATGAGGCCGACGGCGCCGAACTGCCCGAAGCTCCGCCCGAGCCGGGCAAGGACGAGCAGAAGCGCGCGGCCAAGGCCCACTCCAAGCAGTACCGCAAGGAACGGCGCGGAGAGCGGCGCTCACGCGGGGACGGCCCGCCGCCGCGCGGCGGCAAACCGGGGGCACGCTCGGGCAAGCCCGCCCGCCCCGGCGGCAAGCCTGCGCGGCCCGGCGGAAAGCCCGGCCCCGGCAAGCCTGCCGGTGGACGGCCGACGGGAGGCCGGAGCGGCGCGAAGAAGCCCGGCGGCCCGCGAGGCAAGCGGTGA
- the crcB gene encoding fluoride efflux transporter CrcB: MPHPSFIVASLYVAFGGGFGAWLRFLVGRAWVAAIGPVRASDFPWGTLTVNVLGSLFMGLLVGWLARFGSHGEGTRLFLAIGVLGGFTTFSSFSLDIVSLAERGQLGLAAFYTGISLIAGVMSLFLGLSIMRHVA; the protein is encoded by the coding sequence ATGCCTCATCCCTCCTTTATAGTAGCCTCGCTCTACGTGGCGTTCGGCGGCGGATTCGGCGCCTGGCTGCGATTCCTTGTGGGTCGCGCCTGGGTCGCCGCGATCGGGCCCGTGCGTGCCAGCGATTTCCCCTGGGGAACGCTTACCGTCAACGTCCTGGGCAGCCTGTTCATGGGCCTGCTCGTGGGCTGGCTCGCGCGCTTCGGCAGCCATGGCGAAGGCACCCGCCTGTTCCTTGCCATTGGCGTGCTCGGCGGCTTCACCACGTTTTCTTCCTTCAGTCTCGACATCGTCAGCCTTGCCGAGCGCGGCCAGCTCGGGCTTGCGGCTTTCTATACCGGCATCTCCCTGATCGCCGGCGTGATGAGCCTGTTCCTTGGCCTTTCGATCATGAGGCACGTTGCATGA
- the rpsU gene encoding 30S ribosomal protein S21 has protein sequence MQIMVRDNNVDQALRALKKKLQREGVYREMKLRRHYEKPSEKRAREKAAAVRRARKLERKRMERDGVK, from the coding sequence ATGCAGATCATGGTTCGCGACAACAATGTTGATCAGGCCCTTCGTGCGCTCAAGAAGAAGCTGCAGCGGGAAGGTGTCTATCGCGAAATGAAGCTGCGCCGTCACTACGAGAAGCCGTCGGAAAAGCGCGCCCGCGAAAAGGCCGCTGCCGTGCGCCGCGCCCGCAAGCTTGAGCGCAAGCGCATGGAGCGCGACGGCGTCAAGTAA
- a CDS encoding FKBP-type peptidyl-prolyl cis-trans isomerase, with protein sequence MTEITRVPLQPVAKGAVTKIWLGVAAIALAAGGVAYAALPPSVDVKTLTAGSGESPTADDVVLINYKGTLPDGKVFDEAKQVPMALNEVVPGFTKALVKMQRGGKYKVEIPSELAYGDKAVGDIPANTDLTFEIELIDFKSRAEIEQQQRILQQLQQMQSQGGMPGAEAPAHP encoded by the coding sequence ATGACAGAGATCACCCGCGTCCCGCTGCAGCCTGTTGCCAAGGGCGCCGTCACCAAGATTTGGCTCGGCGTTGCCGCAATTGCCCTGGCGGCCGGCGGCGTGGCCTATGCCGCACTTCCGCCTTCGGTCGACGTGAAGACGCTGACCGCCGGTTCGGGCGAATCCCCGACCGCCGATGACGTCGTGCTGATCAACTACAAGGGCACGCTGCCCGACGGTAAGGTCTTCGACGAGGCCAAGCAGGTCCCCATGGCGCTCAACGAAGTCGTCCCGGGCTTTACCAAGGCGCTGGTCAAGATGCAGCGCGGCGGCAAGTACAAGGTCGAGATCCCCTCGGAGCTGGCCTATGGCGACAAGGCCGTCGGCGACATTCCCGCCAACACCGACCTGACCTTCGAAATCGAACTGATCGACTTCAAGAGCCGCGCCGAGATCGAGCAGCAGCAGCGCATCCTCCAGCAGCTCCAGCAGATGCAGTCGCAGGGCGGCATGCCGGGCGCAGAAGCACCGGCTCACCCCTGA
- the gatC gene encoding Asp-tRNA(Asn)/Glu-tRNA(Gln) amidotransferase subunit GatC, with translation MSVDTATVAKIASLARIKVSEQELEAMVPELNGILAWVEQLGEVDVTGVEPMTAVIPNKLRLREDVIDADPLTGGNKRDAVLANAPAAEHGFFGVPKVIE, from the coding sequence ATGTCGGTCGATACCGCAACCGTGGCCAAGATCGCCAGCCTCGCCCGCATCAAGGTGAGCGAGCAGGAGCTCGAGGCGATGGTCCCTGAACTCAACGGCATTCTCGCCTGGGTCGAGCAACTCGGCGAAGTCGACGTTACCGGCGTTGAGCCGATGACGGCCGTGATCCCCAACAAGCTGCGCCTGCGCGAAGACGTGATCGACGCCGATCCGCTGACCGGCGGCAACAAGCGCGATGCCGTGCTTGCCAATGCGCCGGCTGCCGAGCACGGCTTCTTCGGCGTGCCCAAGGTGATCGAATAG
- the gatA gene encoding Asp-tRNA(Asn)/Glu-tRNA(Gln) amidotransferase subunit GatA: protein MTDLTELGVAQIRDGVAGGEFTAVEVAEAFNANVAAAQEALNAFIVATPEAAVEAARATDARRAKGEALGKMGGVPIGMKDLFATRGVQTTAASHILEGFRPEYESTVSQKLWDAGAGMLGKLNLDQFAMGSSNETSYFGNVISPWRRNDSGNAALAPGGSSGGSSAAVSARLCPAATGTDTGGSIRQPAAFTGITGIKPTYGRCSRWGIVAFASSLDQAGPMARDTRDCAIMLEAMAGFDPKDSTSLDMPVPQWEAGLSADLKGKKVGIPREYRMDGMDAEIAALWDQGVAWLKDAGAEVVEISLPHTKYALPAYYIIAPAEASSNLARYDGVRYGLRDLPDGANLQDMYAATRAAGFGAEVKRRILIGTYVLSAGFYDAYYTQAQKVRTLISQDFARAFEECDVILAPTTPTASFALGEKSDDPLSMYLNDVFSVPASLAGLPAMSVPAGINREGLPLGLQVIGKAFDEQGVLNAGLAIEQRAGFTAKPAKWW, encoded by the coding sequence ATGACTGACCTTACCGAACTTGGCGTAGCCCAGATCCGCGACGGCGTTGCCGGCGGCGAATTCACCGCCGTCGAAGTGGCCGAGGCGTTCAACGCCAATGTCGCTGCCGCACAGGAGGCGCTCAACGCCTTCATCGTCGCCACCCCCGAAGCTGCGGTCGAAGCCGCCAGGGCCACCGACGCCCGGCGCGCCAAGGGCGAAGCGCTGGGCAAGATGGGCGGCGTGCCCATCGGCATGAAGGACCTGTTCGCCACCCGCGGCGTGCAGACCACGGCTGCCAGCCACATCCTCGAAGGCTTCAGGCCCGAGTACGAATCGACCGTTTCGCAGAAGCTGTGGGACGCGGGCGCGGGCATGCTGGGCAAGCTCAACCTCGACCAGTTCGCGATGGGTTCCTCGAACGAGACCAGCTACTTCGGCAACGTGATCTCGCCCTGGCGTCGCAACGACAGCGGCAATGCCGCACTTGCGCCGGGCGGTTCCTCGGGCGGTTCGTCCGCTGCCGTTTCGGCGCGCCTGTGCCCGGCCGCGACCGGCACCGACACCGGCGGTTCGATCCGCCAGCCTGCCGCCTTCACCGGCATTACCGGCATCAAGCCGACGTACGGACGCTGCTCGCGCTGGGGCATCGTCGCTTTCGCCAGCTCGCTCGACCAGGCCGGGCCGATGGCGCGCGACACCCGCGACTGCGCGATCATGCTGGAAGCCATGGCCGGCTTCGATCCCAAGGATTCGACCAGCCTCGACATGCCGGTGCCGCAGTGGGAAGCCGGTCTTTCCGCCGATCTCAAGGGCAAGAAGGTCGGCATTCCGCGCGAATACCGCATGGACGGCATGGACGCCGAGATCGCCGCGCTGTGGGACCAGGGCGTTGCATGGCTGAAGGATGCGGGCGCAGAAGTCGTCGAGATTTCGCTGCCGCACACCAAGTATGCGCTGCCCGCCTACTACATCATCGCGCCGGCCGAGGCTTCCTCGAACCTCGCGCGCTATGACGGCGTGCGCTATGGCCTGCGCGACCTGCCCGACGGGGCCAACCTGCAGGACATGTACGCGGCCACCCGCGCCGCCGGTTTCGGCGCCGAGGTGAAGCGCCGCATCCTGATCGGCACCTACGTCCTTTCGGCTGGCTTCTACGACGCCTACTACACGCAGGCTCAAAAGGTGCGCACCCTGATCAGCCAGGACTTCGCCAGGGCCTTCGAGGAATGCGACGTCATCCTCGCGCCGACCACGCCGACCGCGTCCTTCGCGCTGGGCGAAAAGTCCGACGATCCGCTGAGCATGTACCTCAACGACGTCTTCTCGGTTCCCGCCTCGCTGGCGGGCCTGCCGGCGATGTCGGTCCCGGCGGGCATCAACCGCGAAGGGCTGCCGCTCGGCCTGCAGGTCATCGGCAAGGCCTTCGACGAACAGGGCGTTCTCAATGCCGGCCTCGCGATCGAACAGCGGGCCGGGTTCACGGCCAAGCCGGCCAAGTGGTGGTAA
- the gatB gene encoding Asp-tRNA(Asn)/Glu-tRNA(Gln) amidotransferase subunit GatB — translation MADSTYRIQGATGDWEVVIGLEVHAQVTSNSKLFSGSATAFGAEPNSQVSLVDAAMPGMLPVLNRECIRQAVRTGMAIDAQINKWSRFDRKNYFYADLPQGYQISQLYHPLVGEGAIEIALDDKNPEDTKTIGIERIHVEQDAGKLMHDQHPTMSYVDLNRSGVALMEIVSRPDMRSPAEAGAYVSKLRTILRYVGSCDGNMDQGSMRCDVNVSVRRPGEEFGTRTETKNVNSVRFVMQTIEHEANRQVDVLESGGKIVQETRLFDPTSGTTRSMRSKEDAHDYRYFPDPDLLPLELDDAFLEECRASLPELPDAKRHRYENELGLSPYNAGVLTAEVETARWFERLLAETARAAGKQPAEVAKQAANWLISELFGALNKLGTSLEESPVTPEKGGDLLALIAKGTISGSAAKQVLEIMLETGEDAGVIVEREGLKQESDTGAIEAEVDKVLAANADKVEQYKAGKEALFGFFVGQTMKAMKGKGNPQVVNEILKAKLA, via the coding sequence ATGGCTGACAGCACTTATCGCATCCAGGGCGCAACCGGTGACTGGGAGGTCGTGATCGGCCTCGAAGTCCACGCGCAGGTCACTTCGAACTCCAAGCTGTTCTCCGGCTCGGCAACCGCGTTCGGCGCGGAGCCGAACTCGCAGGTCAGCCTTGTCGATGCGGCGATGCCGGGGATGCTCCCCGTGCTCAACCGCGAGTGCATCCGCCAGGCGGTGCGCACCGGCATGGCCATCGACGCGCAGATCAACAAGTGGTCGCGCTTCGACCGCAAGAACTACTTCTACGCGGACTTGCCGCAGGGCTACCAGATCAGCCAGCTCTACCACCCGCTGGTGGGCGAGGGTGCGATCGAGATCGCGCTGGACGACAAGAACCCCGAAGACACCAAGACCATCGGCATCGAGCGCATCCACGTCGAACAGGACGCGGGCAAGCTGATGCACGACCAGCATCCGACGATGTCCTACGTCGATCTCAACCGCTCTGGCGTGGCGCTGATGGAAATCGTCAGCCGTCCGGACATGCGTTCTCCCGCAGAGGCAGGGGCTTACGTCTCGAAGCTGCGGACGATCCTGCGCTATGTCGGCTCATGCGACGGCAACATGGACCAGGGCTCGATGCGCTGCGACGTCAATGTGTCGGTGCGCCGCCCGGGCGAGGAATTCGGTACCCGTACCGAGACCAAGAACGTCAACTCGGTGCGCTTCGTCATGCAGACGATCGAGCATGAGGCGAACCGCCAGGTCGACGTGCTCGAGAGCGGCGGCAAGATCGTGCAGGAAACCCGCCTGTTCGATCCGACCAGCGGCACGACCCGTTCGATGCGCTCTAAGGAAGATGCGCACGACTATCGCTACTTCCCCGATCCCGACCTCCTGCCGCTCGAGCTGGACGACGCGTTCCTCGAAGAGTGCCGCGCCTCGCTGCCCGAACTGCCGGACGCCAAGCGCCACCGCTATGAGAACGAGCTGGGCCTTTCGCCCTACAATGCGGGCGTGCTGACCGCCGAGGTCGAGACCGCGCGCTGGTTCGAACGTCTCCTTGCCGAAACTGCACGGGCGGCCGGCAAGCAGCCCGCCGAAGTCGCCAAGCAGGCGGCCAACTGGCTGATCTCCGAACTGTTCGGTGCGCTCAACAAGCTGGGCACTTCACTTGAGGAATCGCCGGTAACCCCCGAAAAGGGCGGCGATCTTCTCGCCCTGATCGCCAAGGGCACGATCTCCGGCTCGGCGGCCAAGCAGGTGCTCGAGATCATGCTCGAGACGGGCGAAGACGCAGGCGTGATCGTCGAGCGCGAAGGCCTCAAGCAGGAATCGGACACCGGCGCCATAGAGGCCGAGGTGGACAAGGTGCTCGCTGCCAATGCCGACAAGGTCGAGCAGTACAAGGCGGGCAAGGAAGCCCTGTTCGGCTTCTTCGTCGGCCAGACGATGAAAGCCATGAAGGGCAAGGGCAACCCGCAGGTCGTCAACGAAATCCTGAAGGCCAAGCTGGCCTGA
- a CDS encoding pitrilysin family protein, translating to MRILPLTSATALAAALLLSALPTASTAAAPPAQTQSAQVAPAASDTGTATPQELVAKVDIPFEKFVLANGLTTIVHTDRKAPIVSVTLYYKVGSKNEPRGHTGFAHLYEHLFFGGSANVPDFDVPLEAAGSTPTNGSTWYDRTNYVETVPTGALDLALFMESDRMGWLLPAVTQDKLDKQRGVVQNEKRQGDNQPYGLFDYAQADGLLPVGHPYRHATIGSMADLDAATLTDVRKWFTEHYGPNNVVLVLSGDIDAATARPKVEKWFGQIPRGPEIEPVKAGPVTLPAPLSRDITDQVPVLRLTRNWTAPGINDPDTPALKVGLHILGGLASSRLDNELVRGKQLAVAVTAFDQVFEQLSFLQMTMDVKPGVDRAVAEAAFDKVLADYLRDGPTEDEVRRAVVSTLSGEIGGLERVGGFYGKGATLAEGQVYSDDPAKYKRDLAAMAALTPAQVKAALNKWMSRPVYALNVVPGPRTESGDTMGGWGDEADHAAPPADPHAEAPALAPAPKREFPPVQPVGELAFPAIEHATLSNGIPVALARRTAVPKLVLSMDFDAGYAADALDTPGTQGMMLEMLDQGTDRLDATAIAEAQERLGAQIQIDGSLDTSTVTLSALSDNLAPSLDLMADLVLHPAFKPADVARVKAQAEAELAQKLSSPNAMALRALGSTLFGQHPYAQPTDGLGNAASLAALTPAALRAAHDKWLRPDLARITVVGDITMDRLKPMLEQAFGAWKAPKSAAPVKPLGAAVPAAQGRIVLIDRPNSPQSVIMAGRVLPITGRKADTEALGLANDVLGGGFLSRLNKDLREEKGWSYGVYSSVTQPTGPRTFVVSAPVQADRTGDAIKAIIADVGAFPGQKPITQEELQRVTEGTIRALPNQFETNAAVQAAIRKNERLGRPEDYYVKLAAKFRGIGARAIEASANEFLRPGGMTYVVVGDRKIVEPQLEGLGLPIDVQQAPQAAADDQSVE from the coding sequence ATGAGAATTCTGCCCCTCACGAGCGCCACTGCGCTTGCCGCCGCACTTCTCCTTTCAGCCCTGCCTACGGCGAGCACCGCCGCCGCACCACCCGCGCAGACGCAGAGCGCGCAAGTCGCCCCGGCCGCGAGCGACACCGGAACGGCGACCCCGCAGGAACTCGTCGCCAAGGTCGACATACCTTTCGAAAAGTTCGTCCTCGCCAACGGGCTGACGACCATCGTCCACACCGACCGCAAGGCCCCGATCGTTTCGGTGACGCTCTACTACAAGGTCGGATCGAAGAACGAACCGCGCGGCCATACCGGCTTTGCCCATCTCTACGAGCACCTGTTCTTCGGCGGCTCGGCCAATGTGCCCGACTTCGACGTGCCGCTCGAGGCGGCCGGATCGACGCCGACCAACGGTTCGACCTGGTACGACCGCACGAACTACGTCGAGACGGTACCGACCGGCGCACTCGACCTTGCGCTGTTCATGGAAAGCGACCGCATGGGATGGCTGCTGCCCGCAGTCACCCAGGACAAGCTCGACAAGCAGCGCGGCGTTGTCCAGAACGAGAAGCGCCAGGGCGACAACCAGCCATACGGCCTGTTCGACTATGCGCAGGCGGACGGCCTCCTGCCCGTCGGCCATCCCTATCGCCACGCCACCATCGGTTCGATGGCGGACCTCGACGCCGCGACACTTACCGACGTTCGCAAGTGGTTCACTGAACACTACGGTCCCAACAACGTCGTCCTCGTCCTGTCCGGTGACATCGATGCGGCCACGGCCCGGCCCAAGGTAGAAAAATGGTTCGGCCAGATCCCCCGCGGGCCCGAGATCGAGCCGGTCAAGGCCGGGCCGGTCACCCTGCCCGCCCCGCTATCGCGCGACATTACCGACCAGGTCCCGGTCCTGCGGCTGACCCGCAACTGGACCGCGCCCGGCATCAACGATCCGGATACGCCCGCTCTCAAGGTCGGTCTGCACATTCTGGGCGGTCTTGCCAGCTCGCGGCTCGACAACGAACTGGTGCGCGGCAAGCAACTGGCCGTCGCGGTGACCGCCTTCGACCAGGTTTTCGAGCAGCTCAGCTTCCTGCAGATGACGATGGACGTGAAGCCCGGCGTGGACCGCGCCGTGGCCGAAGCGGCCTTCGACAAGGTCCTTGCCGACTACTTGCGCGACGGGCCGACCGAGGACGAAGTGCGCCGCGCCGTCGTCAGCACCCTTTCGGGTGAGATCGGCGGGCTCGAGCGCGTCGGCGGCTTCTACGGCAAGGGCGCGACGCTGGCCGAGGGGCAGGTCTATTCGGACGATCCGGCCAAGTACAAGCGCGACCTTGCCGCTATGGCCGCCCTGACGCCGGCACAGGTCAAGGCCGCGCTCAACAAGTGGATGTCGCGCCCGGTCTATGCGCTGAACGTCGTGCCCGGTCCGCGCACCGAAAGCGGCGACACGATGGGCGGTTGGGGCGACGAGGCCGATCACGCCGCGCCGCCTGCCGATCCGCATGCCGAGGCCCCCGCGCTGGCCCCGGCGCCCAAGCGCGAATTCCCGCCGGTGCAACCGGTCGGTGAACTCGCATTCCCGGCCATCGAGCACGCGACCTTGTCGAACGGCATCCCGGTCGCACTGGCCCGCCGCACCGCCGTGCCCAAGCTGGTCCTCTCGATGGACTTCGATGCCGGCTATGCTGCCGACGCGCTCGATACGCCCGGTACGCAAGGCATGATGCTGGAGATGCTCGACCAGGGCACCGACCGCCTCGATGCAACCGCCATCGCCGAAGCGCAGGAGCGCCTGGGCGCACAGATCCAGATCGACGGCTCGCTCGATACCAGCACCGTCACCCTCTCGGCGCTCTCGGACAATCTGGCACCCTCGCTCGACCTGATGGCCGACCTCGTCCTGCATCCCGCCTTCAAGCCCGCCGACGTCGCGCGGGTGAAGGCGCAGGCCGAGGCGGAACTGGCGCAGAAGCTCTCCTCGCCCAATGCCATGGCCCTGCGCGCGCTGGGCTCCACCCTCTTCGGCCAGCACCCCTATGCGCAGCCGACCGATGGCCTGGGCAATGCCGCCTCGCTCGCAGCGCTGACGCCTGCCGCGCTGCGCGCCGCGCACGACAAGTGGCTGCGCCCCGACCTCGCGCGCATCACCGTCGTTGGCGACATCACCATGGACCGGCTCAAGCCGATGCTGGAACAGGCCTTCGGTGCATGGAAGGCTCCGAAGAGCGCTGCCCCAGTCAAGCCGCTCGGCGCTGCCGTACCGGCCGCGCAGGGGCGCATCGTCCTGATCGACCGCCCCAATTCGCCGCAGTCGGTGATCATGGCCGGACGCGTCCTGCCAATCACCGGGCGCAAGGCCGATACCGAGGCACTGGGGCTTGCCAACGACGTGCTCGGCGGCGGCTTCCTCTCACGGCTGAACAAGGACCTGCGTGAGGAAAAGGGCTGGAGCTACGGCGTCTACAGCAGCGTCACCCAGCCCACCGGCCCGCGCACTTTCGTGGTCAGCGCGCCGGTGCAGGCCGACCGGACCGGCGATGCCATCAAGGCGATCATCGCCGATGTCGGCGCCTTCCCGGGCCAGAAGCCGATCACGCAGGAAGAACTGCAGCGCGTCACGGAAGGTACGATCCGCGCCCTGCCCAACCAGTTCGAGACCAACGCCGCAGTGCAGGCTGCCATTCGCAAGAACGAGCGCCTCGGCCGCCCCGAGGACTATTACGTCAAGCTGGCGGCGAAATTCCGCGGCATCGGGGCCAGGGCCATCGAAGCCTCGGCGAACGAATTCCTGCGACCCGGCGGCATGACTTATGTCGTGGTCGGCGACCGCAAGATCGTCGAACCGCAGCTCGAAGGACTCGGCCTTCCGATAGACGTGCAGCAGGCCCCGCAGGCCGCAGCCGACGACCAAAGCGTGGAATGA